DNA sequence from the Hemibagrus wyckioides isolate EC202008001 linkage group LG20, SWU_Hwy_1.0, whole genome shotgun sequence genome:
TTTATAGACAGTTCAAAGAAACCACCCCTACATTTTTAGCTTCTAAATAAAAGTTTTGCCTCAAtctgaaaaacatttcttttgcctttttttaCATTCCAAAAAGACAACATTCTACATGTGGACGGAAAAACCTGTTTATTTCACGTTAGGGGAAAAAACTACCTAAAATAATTTGCTTTctacatataaatacagatcCATACAGAAAACAGGTACGCAGAATCTTAAGACACTTCCTACtctctgtgcttgtgtgtaaACACTGAAGCATAACTTAACAAGCATTAATGAGGTGGGATTAATACAGCGATTAATCAATATGCGGGCTGTAATTAACTCGTCACCGAGTCCAGGATCAGTGATCTGAAAGAAGCGGAGCAGAAATCCGAACAGGAAGGACGTCATCCGTAAGGCTcaggtgtgtggtgttcagtggaaCAGCTTTACGGTCCGATTCCCTGAAAGCTCGCTCGGAAATTTGCGACAGGGCAGAGTCATACGGACGTCTGATCATTTTTAAAGTAGACGCCCGAGTGCTCCTCAGATCCTCAATCCCATCAGCGATCATCAGTGGCCCAGACACGTGGCACAAAACTGAGGTCATCATCGGAGCCGGTGACGAGAGCGTGGGATATAGGGACTGATATcactataaataaaactgacaaAGCCTATTGGGACATTTATGAGTAATGTAAAATACCAGGGATGTGTGTTATGTCTGTGGAACCACCGACATTCTCCGGTCAGCATCGGGTTTGAGGAACACTCACCCTCTGAAGTACTGCTCAGGAGGTAAAATCCCACTGCTGATCAGTTTGTGCAGCAGAAGCCCCATGTGCTCTCGGGCGATGGTGCTGCGCTCGAGCGTCGACTCCACAGCGTTACGGACGAACACAAAGAGAATGGATGCACTGTTCAGCTCCTTCACACACTGGATCGCCTCCTACAGGGGATGAGGGGagcgcagacagacagacagagagagggggagtgttATATCATGCTTCTGGTTATAATCTGTCTGCTCTACAGTATTCCAGTCGCAGTATAAACCTTCAGGTCGTTAATGTGCAGGTACTCCTCCACGATGGCGGTGGATTTCTTCTCCACTTCCTCCTCACTCAGGGCTGGTTTGCTCGGAGCGGGCGGTGGTGGCGTCGGAGCCGTTTCACGCTTCACTAAtaaaacacatcacatcatttaGCATGCAATCTTTTTTTTGCTGTCGCATGCATTatacatacatgtatgtattttatacTGATGTGTCCTTATGACTGCCATTACAGTgacatatttataaaaatcaatccatttttatttaaaaggtttaccgtgtttttttaaataaattaaaatcaaattttacattttaattttattttcattcattataaaaataaatgccatataaaatgataaattgGTACTAGATTTAAGACATTAGTAGTAACTAAGTAATTAAATGATGCTCTTCAATATCTTTTGCTTGTTGTTCAGCAGACGCCCCCATGTGGCAGGAAGAAGAAAGTGCAGTCCACAGAAACCAATGTTATTTTATCAAGAATAAAATCAACACTTATAGATCACAACATTATTCAAATGACACTACAAAATTGTTCTTAGTAATTTAcgtgttttcatttttaaacatcatCTGATAAGTCGTTAATGAACAGTATCGGGTACATGAGCCCCTCTCGTTACCTGCAGTCTCTCTGCTGGTGGTCCGGTCTCGGCTCCCGCGTTCCCTCTCGTCAGTCATGCTGGACACACGGCGCACGTCTCCACTTCGAGACCGGTCCTCGCTCTCCCTGCTGAAACTGCGCTTAGTGATGGGGACACGGGTCCTGTCCAGCCCTCGGTCTCTGTCCTCACGGCTGTCCCGACGGTCCAATCGATCGAATCGGTCCCGGTCTCGCTCGCTGCGGTCTCGACTCGAGCTGCTCCTGTACATACCAAAAGAACACCAACTGATCCAATAAGAAGAGAACATATGTTAAACAGTCAACCCTAAATATTAAATAGAGGATTCACACTTGCCTTTGAGGAACTCTGCGCTCAGAGtccagtgaggatgaggaggatgtggaCGAAGGTCCTGACTGCTGAAGAGCTGAGAATCGGTTCAGGGTGCTCGTGGCCGGCCGTCCTGCATCTttaacaggggaaaaaaaccagCATTAGATTCTCCGGTCGgagaaacatttattaatatacaatataaatacagaaaaaaaaaagtgttgattAGAACACTGCTGTCAGGAAAGAGCTAAACATGCAGAAATGTAACACACTCAGGCCAGCAAGCAGAGAAATCATCAaaacatcaaataaaaataaatcaggatCTAATAGTAGAACCTTGTTCAGTGCTGGTTTTGGCTCCAGTTCCACCGCTGCTCCCTTTACCCCAACTGCCCCATGATCCCTTTCCTCCAGGGGCAAGAAGCTGATTGTTGAAATCCAAAGCACCAGGCTGGgagaaaaattataaataaataaataactacacAAACAGTTTATGAACAGTACCTTACAAGCTACTTTTATTGAAAACACGTACAACTGCACTTTAAGAAGTTTGACTTTTTTAGTTTTAGAATTAGCGAGGTAACACTGGAGTTTCAGGTTCGTTACCTTGGTGATCTTGCTGAGACGGGACGTGTCGATGGGCCGGTTCTTGGTGCTGATGGGTACCGTGTTCCAGCCCTCGTCCTGAGGCTGATTCATTCTGCCTCCTCTTCCTCGACTCGAGTCTTTCTTGGACAGAAGCTGCTGCTGCACTTTAATCTGCTCTCGATGTTCCTCCAGCTCCGCCTCTTTATGGATCTGGTCGATTGTTTTAGGGCCCTGGTCACCTCGGCGGGGAACCCAGTTATTCTGTACACACGGAACAGACCAGGAGGATCAGAGGCAGGAGAATGGAGAAAACCGAACCATTTTTGTTCAGATATTTGATCCATCATTTACGGGCTTGGACTGGGTCTGATTACGATCCTTCTTACGGGGTCAGCGCCGCCTACTGATTAAATTAACtaagaaaataaaaccacacattgaataaaaaaaaataaacaagcactGAAAATGACCGGGTTAAAAATATGGCCGCTTTCACACTCTAAAGGAAAGCTGTTCTGAGCaggattaaacaaacaaaaagacaaaaaaaaaaaaaaaaatcacaaatctcCATGCTGAGTGGGaagaaaaagggggggggggggcaagaacaaaaaaagtgtCTAGAAAATCTAACAGAAAACCAAAATACTGTAAAGAGAAACTGATTGAGAGTCGGTCTTAAATAAGAAACTTACTCTTCTCAGGTCCAACACATCCTGCAGCATGAAGCGAATCCTTGAagatgtttttctctcttttattattttctccaTTTGGTGGAAGTACTGGTCCATACGgggctataacacacacacattaacacactacaAGAGCGGTAAGGTTCTAAAGTTTGTTTCAGCTTCAACACTTGAGTGAGTGACGAGAATTAGgcattgtgtgtgagagagagagcgcgcgcgaGAGCGTGTATTAGTTACCTTGGCCTTCTCGAAGTCCAGGTCCTTGCCGATGGTGGACAGGAGCCTGCAGAGACACTCGAGACTCTCCTCGTCGTGGTTCTTCAGCAGCTTGACGATGCAGTCGTGCATGATGGGCTCCGTCAGCATCTTCAGCTTAAACAGCTCTCCGATGAACTTGATGTTGCCGAGGGAACGGCGGCGAGCTTGGTCCTTagcttcctccagctcttcctTTAACCGCTGCCGAACTTCCtcctgcaggaaaaaaaaaaacatcgcTCAGTCACTGTACAGTgcatgtgaggtgtgtaagagatgctgagtgtgagagagatgctGAGTGTTGCAGCACCTCTGAAGCAGCGTCCAGCTCTTTCTGCTTCTGCTCAAAGATCTCGTCATCATCTTTGTCCTTCTCAAACTCTTTCTGGCAGCGGTTCAGCAGCAGTTTGCGGAAATTCACAGTGGCTCCCGGTTTGTCAGAGGTGGGCACTTTCAGCTGGACGACAGGAGAAAAGACCGTTTAAAAACCACACCATTATGTGcttaaaaatattacaataaataaaagagtcTATCTAACCATGTTGAACACTCAAGTGACTATAAATCAGACTATAAATGTTCTACAAAAAAAACGTAACTTTTTTTGTAACGTAACGTTCCTCAATCCCATCATCAGTGGCCCAACACTGAGGTCAtgagagccacacacacacacacacacacacacacacacacacacacacacagagtggacATGCCCCAGTCCTAATGGGAACCTCAAAGCAAGAACATAAGCCCTCCACCACCTAGCACTTAGAGTCAGGATCCTTTAACATGCAGTTTATTGTGAACTTTCTCCAAATGATTATGGTTTATCTGTAAttttcaaaatataaataaatggctGCTGAAGTGGATCCTGAAGCCTGCAGAgtataatgtacacaataaataTGTACAATTATGAACTACACAGATGGGCTCATATCACGAAGAGCCACGAGATGGCGCTCTTTTACATGGCAGAAGCTGAATAGAGCTTCATCTCTGCAAGATGTGTTCTGTCTCCCCCTTTTGGTCTTCTAAAGTAATTACAGCAGGAACAATAGTTTCCAATGTGAAACTCTTAGAAAACAAATCTAATTTTAAGACAAATACTGCATGTCATTAGGTGCATTACCACcgacacttgtaatccgatcctaacaggactagaagcacaatcagattaaaaaaggtgtcatgtaaacacgtcaatcggatggaatttgccacatcccattaaaatttcaatcggatggtaaggggtggtttaaaacatttttagtccgatcgaggggacatgtaaacacttaatcagatggaatatgttcctggaaagatctgcgcatgtgcaatgacgCAAAACGGCGGGAATCCTGTTTTCAtggactgtgcgcatgtcaaaagatctaatccgattctaatTGTGGGTCATGTAAACacgcataacaatctgattactttataccgcaTTCATGTAAACAATCTGATTGCattcagtccgatctgattaaagtgtaaacgcacctactgaATAAGTTATGACATCATCCTGACATGCATAAAAATTAACAGAGCTGACTTGCGTCTAACTTTTTTGCGTGTAAAAGTTTTGGCTCATTGGCAGAATTTCTTAGAAGATATGAACAGCTCATGCATGTGTATATAGAATAAAGTGTAGGTTTGACATGACCGATACGTGTGGACCGAGAGGCCGGGTGTGGCGACTCACCCCCATAAGGCAGCGGCACATGTTGGCATAAGCGACGGAGAAGTTGGGTTCAGAAATGGCTTTTTCGAAGATGAGGTCGATGACTCCTTTGAGTCTCTCCTCAGTGTCGATGGTCAGCTCGGTGACCTGTTTCATGAGCTGCTGGAACATCTGCGGCGTGAGTTTGTTCAGGACACTACGCACTCTCCGGAACAGATCCTGGGTCTTGATCATTTCCGGGTCGTCCTCATCGCCACGGGACTTCTTCACCGCCGGCTTCCAGGCTTTCTCAGCCTTGTTCAGTTGCACATCGTCGTTCAGAGACATGCTGGCAATGATCTTGCGTGGCTCTTTACGCTGACCCTGCTGAGACCGACGCGGCCCTGGGGGCTGAGAGACGACAAGAAACAGtagtaatgtttatttaaaactgaaaagcTGTGACTTCATACTTCTAAATCACAGCATCAAATAAAGTTCAACGTAAATAAAACGAGCACATCAGCACAGCTTCTCTCAACTCTCAGATCCACAAGAGCTCAatattgtaattaataaaactaaCTGGTGTTGAGAAAAAAGTTCCTTTTCTGAGACTTACAGGTCCTCGTCCAGCTCCAGGGGGCGCTCTGCCCAGATTAGCGAATGAAGGCGTGAAATCAGGCCCACAATTAATCAGACGGCTCGGGTCCAACGGCCGCAGCGGTGTTTTATTAGCCTGAGGAACAAAAGGGAAgggaaaacatgaacactgggAGGAAGCACATTTAACAACAGTATGATCAATTGCCCTACTTAACACAGTGTACATCACTGCGCTCTTACAGAGCGTCCAGTCACATGGTCATGTTTACCTTGTCCAGAACGACATCGGTGATGTGCGGAAGGCCCTCGGGTTTGTGCATACTGGCACTGATGAACTGGAAGCGCAGCAGGAATTCCCGATCGtacctcttcttctcttctggaTTAATGGGCTTCCAGTGCTCTGCAAACAGGTAGTGGGGGTGGAGTTAAGTATGCTACAGGTACAAGCTATGAAGCTGAAACAGCTAAACAGCTACAAATCGCAGATGTGACAACCAGAACAATTCGAGTCTGTACAGACGCCCAGCAaaattttcacatttaataGCAAACCATTGGGGGATTTAGAACCCAACAGACAGCAGATGAGAACGTGACATTCCTCCCTCACCCTCTTTATACTGATATTTCTGTTCCACAGATTTTGCCGTCTCAGGCTCGATGTTCTCTGTATCCAGTTTGTCCTCTTTTTCCTCCCACGTTTCATCCGTCTCCTCAGGGGAGGGAGAGGCAGCAGGACGAGGCTCTGAGGGCTGGACTTCAACAGGAGCCGGCTCAGGAGCGAGGTCCTTCTCCTCTGgctgagagagggaggaggaggaggaaggaagaaggaaaataaatatgCAGCAATCACTAAAAGGGATGCCAAGAGCTCATGAAGTACAGCTGAAGTAATAAAGTAAGGAAAAAAGGAATCAGTGTTAATCCACTGGGATCGGGAACACCGGGAGGGGCGACAGGGATACAGAACACTGGGGGGATCCTCTGATTTATCACCGTTCCTACATTTACCCTTCAACAGCAGTTAAAGTGCTACTCAACAGGCATCAGCTACGGCAAAGGGATCAGGAAGAGCGATATGAGAGCTCTACAAGATCAAGAGGCAGGGATCAGGATCCTCACTGGGTGTGTTTTTGCACAATAAGGAGCTCCTTTTATCATTTATGTCTGTAGGTATATATTTTTCCCGCCCCAAAATGATGAAGGAAGAGTCACAGACCTCTTTATAGGCGTCCAACACGTCTCCAACCACTTTATTATTCAGATCACTTTtcttcagcttcttcttctttggcacagacagaacagctgacaacacacaagaaaaaaaaaaattcacaacaGAGTTCAACAGCGTACATCCAAAATGTCAGGAAAATGAATAACAATTCCAAGCACTAACAGCCAGATTCCTGTTTCCATGTTACAAAACATCTACTATAGGATATACATCTACTGAAGGACAGTGCCCTTACATACAGGCTCACATCTCACTACAAGAATTATGggtaattaaacatttaaataagtaaaaaatcaATCAGTTCACTGGGAACAGCTCACCTTGCATAGATGTCTCCTCAGCAGGCACGAGCTCTTCCTCCACTCtgccctcctcttcctcctcttctacAGAGGCAGAGGTTTTTGCATCGATTTCCTGAACCTCTAAAACCTCAGGTTCAGCGAGTGGCTCAGGTTCTGCCTCGAGTTTCTCATCTTGCAGTTCCTCAGGCTCCTGAGGCAGACCGTTAATCTCGGGCTCAGAAACGGGCGTGGCTGTGGGCGTGAACTCGTGAGATTCTGTCTCCCCATTGGTGGCTGCTGGAGTTGCAGAGGGTGCGTCCTCTTCAGCTTGCGCCATGTTGGAGGCGGAGTCAGGAAGCGGCATTTCTGCGCATGGCTCCGTCTCCTTTTCAGGCTCCGTGATCTCCACTTGCGCGCACGGCTGTTCAGCAGAAATGGCGCTAGGCTctgcctcttcctcttcctcctcctcctcctcctcctcctcctcctgggCAGGTACAGGAGGCTCGGGGGCGTCCACACTGTCGCCGGGCGTGGACTCCGCAGGAACAACTTCAGGAGTGGGAGACGAAGAGGGAGAGGGGTCCGAAACGGCGTCTTCACTCTGTCCTGGAGGCACAGGAATCGCCGGAGCAGCGAGAACGTCTGGGACGGATTTAGGCTCGAGGGAAGGATCTGAACAAGGCGGAGGGGTGGAGGCTGGAGCTGCAGGGCTTGTGGACTTCGCACGATCGTCTGATCAcacaagaagagattcaggatTATAAGAGCTGGattacagcaataaaaatgtttgaGGAATTAAACACCACCAATAATGTATCGTTAAAATGCTATGGACGTGCTTACCCAGCCGGACCACCggtgcagcagctgcaggagtCACACTTTCACCATTTGTCTGCACAGAACTGACCTCAGCACCTACAGACtgatgagagacagagtggaggaagaaaagaaatgagaatCAAGACTCTATTACGATGTTCTAGTGCAAAACAAACCTGAAGAGGAACATCATCCCAGGACAAACAAGCTCGAAGCTCCACAGAGCGCATGCCACTGTCACACGAAAACCCAACAGAATCTATAGTCAGAATAAATCTCTTCTGCCAGgtttaaacagattaaaaaacaatCTTACATGTGGAGGTGTGGGTGTAGACGTGGTCCTTCCTCCAGACATGATCTCATCCGTGATGTCACGTCCTCCCTGATTAGGGTCTCGTATTCTAATCTGGAAAACAATTTAGTCTCATATtagcatttgttttatttataaaaaattaaaaaaaaaaaaaaaaaaaaaggagagtgtgattttaaaaattacattttaccaAAAATTCCTTTGATTGTTAATTTATATccattttacttaaatgcatttatttattcataacatGCGCCTTTGCAAGTGCTTGTAGCTTTTAAATACATTACCTGTTTGCGCTCCCTTTTGTGCTGCTGGGGTGGGGCTTGCTGCTGTGGGGGCGGGGCCTGTTGCTGCTGGGCAGGGTTCATCATAACAGGCGCAGAGGGCACTGAAGTTTGGTACTGAGCTTGAGCGGGATAATACGCTCCAGCTGGAAaaggcgtgcacacacacacacacacacacacacacatacacattacacaccttTCCATTTTCCACCCAGTTACGTCTCGGCTCCACCCACAACATTTCagtgcttttttaaataaaaggtaAATGATTTATTCAGGTTCAGGTTTAATGCAAGTCCACAATGCAGGGTTGCTCACTCGCATTTCAAAATCAGTTTGAGGGGAaaagatttttaataaataaaagttggATTCCACCTGCATCATGGAATCAACCACATGCAAGTGGCGAGATCGAACGATTCAACTAAATCCGGTCAAAAAGAATTCGGGGGTAAAAGAGAAGGTTGTAGCCAGCTGTACCAGCGAACTGGAACTGAAACACAGCCTGGGGTTGGGAAAATCTCAAGCTTGCCTACAAGAGCGagcgttttattcctctcttACCACATACTTTTGCCAGTAATTCTTTGTGTTACAGAACAcagtttttttaaaacaataaatctagctaaaatgataaaatcatttagttcctgttgtcacttatgTTACAGTAGTAAGAAACCAGCACTTCCCTCACCTGCATCTCTGTTCCCTCTCTTCAAAGAAATTATGGGGATACAGAAGGAACCCCAGCAGCTGGTCATGTTACTAAGAATCTGCAAAGAAgtataaactcctctgtcctgaagatgcaAGAAAACCTCTGACTGAtgcacagcgctgacactggagactccttccacacatcatatacataaatattcaCCATATAAaccatttaaatacaaaaatttaAAAACTGGGGAATGTGCACCATACGAGTCCCTGTGACTGTGCTGTAGCTATAGAAATCTGGTGGGGATTTGCAGCCACactgctgttatggaaaattcatcaacacctcctgaccgATCACATTCCAGATCTCCAGAACATACAGTGCTGTGGAAGTTAATTCTGATTTAACGACTTCATACACTACACTCCCGTCTGATCGATCAGCAAGGACGCTGGTTCAACTGGCTACAGGAATATCATGGACACAAAgacatgcaaaataataataataggtatGACTCCAAACAGCGACTCATGAGGCATTGCAACATGGTGAAATTTTGACTATTTGTACATCTTGGAGATGAAGGTGTCTGTGGTAGGCCAGGGTTTTTGTTGTACCTGCAATACACCAAACAGGCAGCAGGGGgcactaaaaacaaaaattcaaaCACCTTAAAAATAACCATGTGTCATCACCCAGCAGGCTGAAGATTAAAAGGTTTATGAAAACTTGACTCAAAAGATTGAGGAataaagattatatatatatttttaaaatcagtaTCAAGTGCAGCCTCATGTGTCTTACGGGAGTCGGACAGCGGGTGAACGTGGCCAGAACGATTTTTCAGCAAGTTTAGGGTTTGGTGTCCATGCCgtgtgtgttataaataaatttaaaacaataaataaaggatTAAAAACCCAGACAGCCCTGCGTTGCGTTCCACACTCACCGGAGTAGCGgtgggaggtgagaggaacggCGTGATGAGAGAGACGGCTGTTCTCTCGAACCGCGCctctccccccacccccccgcCTCTCCCTCGCTCCCAGAGCGGCCTCTGAACTCCGCCCAGAGCGGAAAGGCGAGAGAGAATAGAAGAAAGAGTAGAAAGTGAATGACaggatattaaaaatatttcaacagCACAACCGGCGACTACAGAACCTGCGAGAGTgagacaagacaaaaacaaatacacatgtacaaaaattaaaaaaagaacaataataaaGGAGAAGAGAGTAGAGCGCAGGGCGGCGCTGGTTAGTCCGGTTTAGATGAGAGAAGCGAAGGACATGgggtggagggagggagagagagacagagcgttGTAGAGCTTACCATACGTGGAGCTGTAGTCGGGGTTGGTTCCGGGGTAGAAGCCTGCTGGTGCGCTGGCCACTGAATACTGCTGCGTCTGGTGAACGTACGGCGCGCGATACTGTGACAGGTAAACAACACAGTCACAATCCATTACACCGAGCAGAAAACACCCTTGTACAATAAGACCGATCCCGATACATTGGCACCACGAGGATTTGCTAAGCTTTTGACATGAAGCTAGCCTTATCCTGCAGATTAGGGGCATTAGGACCATGAGTGCACGGGCCTACCTGTCCCGACTGGATGAAATAGGCGTGGCCTTGGGAGTTGGGTGGGAACTGGAGCTGCTGCTGTGGGATCATCACCATCTGCGAAGAGGAGGGGTAGACGTGAGGGGGGGGGACGGGCCGGGGTGGGTTATTAGCGGCCACTCGTGGGGCGTTACTCTGCAAATTGCCCCGGGTATAATAcggctgcagagagagagatagaaaaagagcgacagagacacagagttaaaggagagagagagagagagagagagagaggtttaatTGGTACAACATACAACTCTTAACATCTGATGAACTTTCAGGACctgaagaggaggaaaagacaaaactaaaaactcgcttaaaaaaaaaaaaaaaaaaacattctggaaATTTAGACATGCAGATCAGAAACAGCAACAcagcaggaaaagaaaaacaacaaaaacaaaagaaaggttcaggtttttaaaaacttaaaatTATCTGAAAATAAGAACAAAATAAGGAGAACAATGAAATGTGATctccaaataaaaaacaaacacaccattTCATCACTGCGGTCAGCCGTGACGTCCAGCTTACTCTACATCACTCAGCTGGAATTTATTCATTACTCACACTTCCAACAAGCTAACTAAATTTTATCAGCAAAgaccacaaaaagaaaaacttaaaTTCCTGTATTgctataaataagaataaaaaaatgagaCTCTCTACGTTTACGGTGTACAGAAGCCCTCTAGTGCAAGACTCTACTcaaatattctatttttttcattaatttgaACCCAGAATTTATtcagatgaaatatttattcttCTCCCAATCTTGCAGTCCTGAGCTTCTGTAAACACACTGGATCTACTGCATGCAGAAAGCCACCAGAGCAGAGCGTCCAGCGAGCTGCGGTGGACAGCCACagggcaggaggaggaggagagaaagaagaggaggaaatggagatgtatgttttttgtatttttttaaattatttttatttatttattttttttacctgcaGTGACCTGAATCCACCCTTCATCCGCAAACCACACAGCAGAGACAAAGCAGAGCGAGAGAAAGGAGGACAAGACGAGCAGCGGTTAATCACACAGCTGTTAGCAGCAGCAGCTAATCAAGCAGATGTGCAtttaagaacagaaaaaaaaacccaccaggATAGACCAGTTGTTCTGGTCATTGTTTTAACTCCATGTTTTTGTGGAACGTGACCAAAACATCCATATTTTAATTTGAGAAacaaatttataattatttaaaatggaaACGCTCGGCTGTATAAAGCTCGCCCTCATCTTTTAAGCCGGACACAAGCATTTAAAAACTACAGAACCGTGGAGACGGAAACACGAATACACGATAAACTCTAACTTTAGAGTTCAGACTTTAATTTAGTATTTTTAAATTTCTAACAAAGAAATCCTAAATTAATATCAGAAATTAAAGATAAAATTGTGAAAAGTTTCTAATTCAATTACCAATACTAAAAAACAGACCAATTactgattaattaataaatcaataattaaaCATCTGGCCCTGATCCAATTCATCAgctaattaagaaagaaaagcaacagCAGGAGCAGCATCTGAGTCCAGAGATGACTAAATATGCTGTTACTAATGAGGGTActtgtgtgggggggggtgtgtgtgtgtgtgtgtgtgtgtgtgtgtgagagagagtgaccaGAAGGTGTTAGTACCTGTTGATGTAAAGCACGAGGCCCTGGTGCAAACTGCaggacagcagagagagagagagagagagagagagagagaggggtcaaaggtcaaagaCAGGGGGAGAACCTGAGGAGAGACTCGAGTCCCTCATTCCAGTAACGAAATAAAAACATCCTTGTAACAATGTGAGCGCAAACACCCCCCCCTTACAAACCAGATTAATGACAATCAGATTAATCAATTCATTCAGCAACTTAAACACTTGACTGATGcaagttttaatgatttaatttttataataaagtcTTATTTCTCCTGCTATTTCTCCAGGGGGGGGAGTGTTCCCAGAACAGACAGCAGAGACCAGAAGTGGATTTGGAAAATAAAGAGATTTCTGAAAGTTAAATGTTTGTCCACAGACTATAACTCATTTAAAACTCTGTTCAGTGTACGTGGTTTTGGTGAGTAAACATTTCACTGTGAAGCGCTTCACTTCAAAACATTACTCTAAAGCTAGTCTTCTTAATGAGACAGGAACCAGAACCCTGACGCTCAGGGTTTTAACTCCGGAGGGGAAAGTGCCATCGCTTCATCTCTAAGTTTCAGtctcgttttctttttttgaagaGAGAAAGTCGAACAGAACAATTAACCACACGATCGTTACTGGAA
Encoded proteins:
- the eif4g1a gene encoding eukaryotic translation initiation factor 4 gamma 1a isoform X1: MNKPPQPITGPPSVPHPAPSPGLTSAVYPPGQPTSVVFATPPPPMNSAPQPRQFAPGPRALHQQGGFRSLQPYYTRGNLQSNAPRVAANNPPRPVPPPHVYPSSSQMVMIPQQQLQFPPNSQGHAYFIQSGQYRAPYVHQTQQYSVASAPAGFYPGTNPDYSSTYEAALGARERRGGGGRGAVRENSRLSHHAVPLTSHRYSAGAYYPAQAQYQTSVPSAPVMMNPAQQQQAPPPQQQAPPQQHKRERKQIRIRDPNQGGRDITDEIMSGGRTTSTPTPPHSVGAEVSSVQTNGESVTPAAAAPVVRLDDRAKSTSPAAPASTPPPCSDPSLEPKSVPDVLAAPAIPVPPGQSEDAVSDPSPSSSPTPEVVPAESTPGDSVDAPEPPVPAQEEEEEEEEEEEEEAEPSAISAEQPCAQVEITEPEKETEPCAEMPLPDSASNMAQAEEDAPSATPAATNGETESHEFTPTATPVSEPEINGLPQEPEELQDEKLEAEPEPLAEPEVLEVQEIDAKTSASVEEEEEEGRVEEELVPAEETSMQAVLSVPKKKKLKKSDLNNKVVGDVLDAYKEPEEKDLAPEPAPVEVQPSEPRPAASPSPEETDETWEEKEDKLDTENIEPETAKSVEQKYQYKEEHWKPINPEEKKRYDREFLLRFQFISASMHKPEGLPHITDVVLDKANKTPLRPLDPSRLINCGPDFTPSFANLGRAPPGAGRGPPPGPRRSQQGQRKEPRKIIASMSLNDDVQLNKAEKAWKPAVKKSRGDEDDPEMIKTQDLFRRVRSVLNKLTPQMFQQLMKQVTELTIDTEERLKGVIDLIFEKAISEPNFSVAYANMCRCLMGLKVPTSDKPGATVNFRKLLLNRCQKEFEKDKDDDEIFEQKQKELDAASEEEVRQRLKEELEEAKDQARRRSLGNIKFIGELFKLKMLTEPIMHDCIVKLLKNHDEESLECLCRLLSTIGKDLDFEKAKPRMDQYFHQMEKIIKERKTSSRIRFMLQDVLDLRRNNWVPRRGDQGPKTIDQIHKEAELEEHREQIKVQQQLLSKKDSSRGRGGRMNQPQDEGWNTVPISTKNRPIDTSRLSKITKPGALDFNNQLLAPGGKGSWGSWGKGSSGGTGAKTSTEQDAGRPATSTLNRFSALQQSGPSSTSSSSSLDSERRVPQRSSSSRDRSERDRDRFDRLDRRDSREDRDRGLDRTRVPITKRSFSRESEDRSRSGDVRRVSSMTDERERGSRDRTTSRETAVKRETAPTPPPPAPSKPALSEEEVEKKSTAIVEEYLHINDLKEAIQCVKELNSASILFVFVRNAVESTLERSTIAREHMGLLLHKLISSGILPPEQYFRGLQEILEVADDMAIDIPHIWLYLAEIITPILHDGGISMGLLFREVAKPLLPIGKAAVLLVHILNLLCKGLSHKKAGALWIDAGLNWKDFLPEDEDVNKFVTEQKVEFTLGEESEKQRKKELSPEELSKNLDRLIQDKANNQRIHDWVEANLDEQQMTSNSFIRALMTSVCQAAIICENPYKVDVEQVTQRAKLLQKYLVDEQKELQALYALQALMVRLEQPANLLRMFFDALYDEDVIKEEAFYKWESSKDPAEQVGKGVALKSVTAFFTWLREAEDESDNS